The genomic region ATCTATACTCCTGACGAAACCCCTCCGCAATCCTTCGTAACCGGTAAATCCTGTTGCTGTTGCTTTTTCCCCACCTTCAGATATGATCCTTAATCAAACCGGGCAAATTATGTGCCGGACGGTATTGGGACAGACACTATTTATCGTGACGATTCGTGGTGTGTACGGTCATGATCGTGCATGCCACGAATTACCCGAACCGTTGCATCCGGCCACCCGTATCATGCGAGACAACAAGGGAATGATCGCCAGGCGGTCTTTCGGAACGACAGCGATTCGAATGCGCACGATGACAGAGCGGCCACTGCGAAGAGACGGGATCATCTGGGGGGGGGGTGCGCAGGACACTGGACGAGTAATACACGTGTCGCAGAGGGGAAGACCAAGAAGGGAAGTCAATAAATAGTGTCTGTCCCTATTTACTATATTTACTATTTACAAGAACAGCGAGAGAAAGTTGTCATTGCGAACGAAGTGAAGCAATCTCGCATTGTTGCACTGAGATTGCCGCGTACCCTGCGGGTGCTACTCAGAAACTGGCAAAGTGTCTGCCACCTGCGGGTCAGCCACCGCTGGATTGGGCACTCGCAATGACGTAAGAAATCGAGTGGTTGCGAGGTCTATCGCTGTTCTTGGGCTGAAATACTTGCCGGACGCCTCAATGTGTTCTATAACTACTGATATGGATGATCAATACGTCACCCTCGCGCCGTCTCCTCTGATACTCCTGCCGGTCTACACCGGCATTACCTCTCTCGATGAGGCCGTTCGTGATCCGCGGGGGACCCGCCTGCTCTGGCTTGAACTCCTGGTCAATGACGGCCTCGATCTTCGCCCGTGGTGGGAACGCCCGGAGGTTCGAGAGGCGTATCAGAAGGCATGCCGCTGGTACACCACGTACCGAAGCGTACTGGAAGCGGTACTGCCGCGCCCTCCTCTCCCTCCTGATCCTGGCCCGGTTGACCCCCGTGAGTACCGTCTGTTTGCGGAGGCAATAAGGTTTGTCTGCGCTCACGATTGATCAACTGACTGCGCTGCTTGCCGCCTACACCCATGAGACTGGGGTGCCTGTAGACCTTCTTCTGGTGGGTGGCCTCGCGCTCCAGGCGTATGGCTACACGGATCGCGCGACACAGGATGTGGACGGCGAGGTTGCCGGAGATCCTGAACACCTGAGCGCATTTCTGCGGCGACACCACGTCCCGGCCGACCTCGGAGAGAATCTCTCAAGCTGGTCAGTCATTGCCATGCCGCCTGGCTACCGCGATCGAGCCGTCGTACACCATACGCGACCTGGTCTTCGCCTGCGGCTCTTACACCCCACCGATTTCGTGATCGCAAAGCTCCGGCGTGGGACCGAGCTTGACCTGGACGATGCTGAGTATGTGGCGCGGCGGTTCCACGTGACTTCGGACACCGTGCGGCAGGCTGCGGAAGCGGCCCTCGCCGTCTCCCCGAAGGATACGGTGCTTTTCCTGTTCCGCATAACGGTCCAGGTGTTCTGTGCCCGACTGTCCAATGCGGGGACGCCCCCTTTGGAAAAGGGGGCGGGGGGGTTTTTACGGAACACTTAGTGAGCGACAGGAAGGGAGAAACCCCCTTCAATCCCCCTTTGCCAAAGGGGGAGAAAAGACGGGTAATGACCAGATAGACCAAAGAGGAGGGGATATTAGATTCCTCCCTGCCTGTGCGTGGCTGTACGCAGGCCGGTTCACCTACGGAACACCCGGAAGCACCTAAAAGAACTCTGCTAAGATAGGCTGCACTTACAGTGGCTTCCTGGCCGTCTGGAAAAGGAAAGTGGGAGGGTATTGCTCCCCCTCCCGCTTCGTCGTGATGTTGTTGACTCCCGCTAGACCTGCGGACCGTACTTGCCAAACGTTGCAATAATGTGGATCTCGTTTTTTCCTATCCCTTTTCCGTTTCTCCAGATTTTCCCTTTCAGCTCCTGCGCGTAGGAGCGTTATTTATTCTCAATTGGCCCCTGGGCCAAAAACAGAGGGATGTAGCCCATGACCGCGATTTGTCCCGAAGTTGCGGGAAAATGTCATTTACCGGATTATCCAGGCCGGTAGGCGTCAGAGCGATCTGGAGAGCAGTTCCATGAAAATCATTGAACCCGATCGCATTATCGTGACCGCGAACAGCACGAATTGTCACGATAATAGTGTCTGTCCCTATTTTACCTATTTTATGTCTAAGAAGGGATGTCAATAAATAGTGTCTGTCCCTATTTACTCGGATCTGTGCACAAGTGGAGCGATAGGATCATAGTTAACTTCGACTCCCTTCTCTGCGCCGGGGGCCCCAATCACCAAGGCGACAGCACCTACTTCTTTGGCCTTGTCTCTGCACGGCCGCCAAGGTCTGTCGCAGCATCTATCAAGGAGACGGTCCGCTTAGCCTCTGAGTCGCCAAAACTCAAGAAAGAGCTACGACACGACGTGTTGGTCCGCGTGCCCCAGACAGGCACGGCGAGTGAGCCAGATCGTCCAGGAAGTCTTTGAGATCAATCCCGGGATTGCCAGAGTAACCTGTAGCGATTTGGCGGAGAACCTGATCCGACCCTACGGGTCCAAAGGACGAGGCTGGAGCTTGTGCCGTTAAATAAAAATAGAAAATAGGGACAGGCACTATCATCGTGACGATTCGTGATGCTTGCGGTCATGATCGTGCCTGTTACAGATTACCAGAACCGTTGCACCCGGCCACCCGTATCGTGTGACGGAACGAGGGAGTGATCGCCAGGCGGTCTTTCGGAACGACAACGATTCGAAAGCGGACGATGACAGAGCGGCCGATGCAAAGAGACGGGTTCATCTGGGAGGTGCGCAGGACACTGGACGAGTCATACACGTGTGGCAGAGGGGAAGGCCAAGAAAGGATCTCAATAAATAGTGTCCGTCCCTATATCACCCCTATATCACCTATATCAAGGATGGCTCACTGTCACCGAAGGGGAGTTGACGACACCCCGCATGAGGTGGACTGTAGGCGGAGCGTGAGTGTTTTGGTTCTCGTGAGTTGGACCATTAAAAAGGAGCGTCACGCATGGGCGACCGGCTCTTAAGCGCGCAGGAGGTGGCGGCTCGGCTCAACCTGAAGGTGTGCACAGTGATGACTTGGTGGCGAAGGGCGACCTGTCAGCCCTCCGCTTTAGGAGAAAGCTCCGGATTCGGCCTGGCGCGGTGGATGCCTTGGTGACGGCGCGAGAACAGCCCGTGGCTGAGCACGGCGTTCAGAATCGGGTTTTTCTGCAGCCTCGTTAGGCATTCTTACGATTCTCTCATTTTAAATAGTTGCTGTCCCTATTATTCACTATTATTCTATTATTCAACGTGTGAACCGATCCCACTTTTGAACGCGCGAGTTCTCGGTCATGGCCCTCTGGGCGGAACCGCGTGTAACGACACTGGAGTGACCAGATGCGTCGTATTTTGTGCAGTCTCGCGGTCGTGCTGACCCCCATCCTGGCTTGGGCGGGGGTCGATCGCCCGCCGGTCACGTTTAATAAAGACGTCCTCCCGATCCTGCAGAGGAACTGTCAGGGATGCCACCGGCCTGGGGAAGCGGCGCCGATGCCGCTGCTGACCTACCAGGATGCGCGACCTTGGATCAAGGCTATTCGTGATGCGGTCCTGCAACAGCGAATGCCGCCGTGGTTCGCCGACTCACAACACGGCAAGTTCGCCAACGATCGCTCGCTCTCGCAGGCCGAAATCGACACGCTGGTGGCCTGGGTCGACGGGGGCGCCCGCGAAGGAGACGCCGCCGATCTGCCGCCACCACGGGAGTTTGTCAAGGGATGGAACATCGGCCGACCGGACC from Candidatus Methylomirabilis limnetica harbors:
- a CDS encoding DUF6036 family nucleotidyltransferase produces the protein MSALTIDQLTALLAAYTHETGVPVDLLLVGGLALQAYGYTDRATQDVDGEVAGDPEHLSAFLRRHHVPADLGENLSSWSVIAMPPGYRDRAVVHHTRPGLRLRLLHPTDFVIAKLRRGTELDLDDAEYVARRFHVTSDTVRQAAEAALAVSPKDTVLFLFRITVQVFCARLSNAGTPPLEKGAGGFLRNT